TCCCCCGCTGCGGCACTTCGCGGAGCGCCTTACGCAGCATCCGTTTTACCGGGCGGGGTAGGCCATGACGCACCCCGCTGCGCGGGCGAACCAACGCGGCCCCCCCGTCGTTCATTTTCCTCGCGTTCCCGAAGAACTCTTGCTTGATTTCTTCGTAAAACCGCGGCACGACTCATGTACGAGGCAAACTGGCAGTTCCCCTGCCACGATCGTTTTCCAGTTTGCCCTGCGGAACGAGGCGAACGAGCATGAGCATCGAACCTTTCTTCCGTGACGAACCGTTACTTCGCGACGAACCACCCGACACGCGAAAAGACGTCGTGACTCACCGCCCCGACGACGATCTCTACGCGGTGGATACTCCGCCAACCTATGCGATGGGGCTGGCCGAACGCCTCGCCGCACTGCAGCCCGACGGGCCATCGAGCTCCGTCGAGATCATGCTTCAACCCGAGGGCCTCGAAGCGCCGTTCGGTCTGACCACCATCACGCTCGATGATTTGCATCTCGACGAGCCCCTCGAAGATTTCGACGCCGAAGCTCAGTTCGACCGCAAGACGCTTCCTTCGGCGCCGTATCCTCCGGCCATTTTGGACGATGGCGCCGCAGGTTTGTCGTGGGACGTCCTTCCGCCGCCTTTGCCCACGTTTGCCGATTCGAGCGACATTCCGATCGATCCACCATCGGATGCAGCTCCCTCCGAAGAACCACGTTCGCCCATTTCCTCGTCGCTCTGGGGCAAACTTCAAAGGTTTGTCACGGGCATCAGCCGACCCTCGCAGCCAGCCGCCCGTATCGTCGGCATCGTCTCGAAGGCTTTCGCAACGCACGATCTTCGAGCTCGTCTGGACACTCGACAACGCCGCGCTCGACGCTCTTTCATCGCATATCGAGCACATCGTCGCTGTGCGGCGTCTCGGAGCGGAAGCTTATGCGGAATCGCGCGTCGTCGATTTGCTGGATACGATGTTTGGCGCCGAGCGCGTCGGGCCGGAGGGTGTTTATATTTCGACGATGAGGGCTCGCATTCCCGAAGTGACACGGCCCATGTTCGATTACGCGCTCTTGCGTCTGGAAAACCGCGGCATCTTGACGCTCGTTCCGGATGATCCGGGCCATGACGGAATCATGGATCCGGTCCGAGGCCATTTGAATCGATGCATTCTGCTTCAGCCGGCAAGCTGAACCTGCCGATTGATTACAATTTCGCCGCTTCTTGTTCGAGCTTCACGAACATATCAGGGAGAGCCTTCTTTTGCGCAGCTTCGATGATGGCATTGGGGAGCGAAATATTTGGCTCGACGTGCAGCGTATAGGTGACCTCGCTCTTTTTGCCCCCGTCCACTGGTTTGATTTCCCAGCTCCCAGTATTGCGCTTGTAATCGCCTTTTACGAGCTTCCAGCGGCGGGTCAATTTTTCCTCCGCGGATTCTTCGTGCGTCGCTTCCGTTACCGCCGTCAAATTCGAGAACGGAAACGGCATTTCGACCGTCACTTCGCACGTATGCTTGTTGCCTTCTTTTTTCACGAGCCGCGCGGAAACGACGCGAGCCATTCGCCCCTTGTACTTCGCGCAATCGGACACGACCTTCCACACTTTCTCGGGCGGTTGCGAGAGCACCGCTTTCGCCGTGATTCGCGGCATGTCACTCCCCTTCACTGCCGTCGTGCGCACCTGAACCGCGCTCGGATCGACAGCCACCGCTTGCGGCGCCACGAGCATCGTCGTCGCAACCAGTGCACCGAGCAACAAAGGGCGTACGGCAAAAGCGGAATATTTCATCGATCGAAGTCCTCCTCGCCAAGGATATCAGTCATTTTCCATATTTACAAGAGTCGAGTGAATCGTTCGATCGCCACCAATGAGCTCCCACGTTCGCTGGCGTGGGCTTTGCGACGGCGCTCGGCATGTCGTTGCGCGATGTGGGGCGCAAATTCATCCGGGACGCCGCGATCCGTTGCTTTCGCGGCATTGGGCCCGCAGAGAACGTGAAAAACGGAGTGCTCGTACGGTTCGAGCTGCCGGGGCTTTATGGCGATGAAGAGCGCGCCGAAAAAATTACGCAATGCCTGCGCGAGATCGACGGCGTTCTGGACGTTCGCCCCAATCCGCTGACGGGCCGCGTGCTCGTGCGCGTGCGCTCGAACGACGACGCGCTGATGGACGCAATCGAGTCGCGACTTTGCGAGGAAAGCGATCGTTTTGCGGACCGAGCGCCATCCATTTCCTTCCTTGTCGAGCATGTGCGTAAAACCATCGATCACCATGCTTCTCTTTTAAAAGTGTGGCGAAATCGAACGGAGCGTGGTGCGCCTGCGGCAGCGCCGAGCCATCGTCCGGCATGGCATGCAATGACCGTCGACGATGTTCTCGGGCATTTTCGGATTTCTCCGGCCGAGGGTCTCGATGATGTCAGGGTCGAGCAATTTCGGGCCGAGTTTGGTCGGAACATACTCGCGGGCATCGAATCGCGTTCGCGTATTGATATTTTAGCGGATCAACTTTTTACCTTCCCATGTGCGTTACTTTTCGGGGCGGCCGGTTTGTCGCTCATGCTTGGAGACGTCATCGAGGCTGGAGCCATCGTTTTGGTCATAGGATCCAACATTGTGGTGGGCTATTTTTCCGAATCACGCGCAGAGGAGTTGCTGCACGCTTGGGGCGAGCTTCGAGCAGAATGGGCCACTGTGGTGCGTCATGGGCGCGAGGTGCGCATTCCCGCCGCGGATGTCGTTCCTGGCGATGTGCTCGTCGTGCGCGCGGGAGACGCAATACCTGCCGATGCGCGCATTGTGGAAGCGCACGCGCTATCCGTCGACGAGAGTATGCTCACGGGCGAAAGCGAACCTTCAGAAAAAACCACGATTGCCGGGTCTTCGAATGCGCCGCTTGCCGAAAGGCGCGCGATGCTTTACGCGGCCACGATTGTCGCTGCAGGCGAAGGCCGGGCCATCGTCGTTGCGACCGGACAGAATACCGAGCTTGGTGAAATTGAACGCGCGCTGAGCCGCGCGGAAGAGCGCGCAGCGCCCATTGAACGACAGCTCGACATCCTGGGCAAACGCGTGGCCATGTTGGCGGTCGCAAGCTCCGTCGGCATCATGGGTTTTGGTCTTTTACGCGGACAGCCCATTTCCGTTTTGCTTCGAAGCGCCGTGGCGCTCGGAGTTGCTGCGATTCCCGAGGGTTTTCCGGCCGTAGGCACGACGGCCCTTGCGCTCGCGAGCCATCGACTCGAACGAGAAGGAATCGTCATTCGCCGCCTCGCAGCGGCCGAAACGCTTGGCGCCGTGAGCGTCGTATGCGCTGACAAGACCGGCACATTGACGGAAAACCGCATGCGCGTCCAGGCCGTGTATCTCCCATCCCGAGGGACATTGCGTATCGAATGGGATCGATCGTCCGAAGCGAATACGCACGCGCGGCTCGTCGATATGGATGGGAAGTCGGTTTCGCCTTCGGAATTGCGTGACCTCACGAGGATCACGGCGCTCAATGCGGACGTCACGTTCGACGAATCCGGGCAGATTTCGACGGGCAGCGGTACCGAACGAGCGTTGGTCGAATTTGCAATGGCGTTGGGATATCCGGTGAGTGGGCGCCGTAAAACCATGAAACGCCTCCGAGAACAGCGGCGCACGCCCGAGAAGGCTTTCATGCTGACGGTGCACGATCATCCCGAGCTCGGCCGAATCGAATTGATCAAGGGCGCACCCGAGCAGGTCATTGCATTGTCCGCGGGCCTTTCCGACGGCGAACGTCGGAATGCACTCGCGCAAAACGATGCTCTCGCGTCACGTGCTTTGCGCGTGCTCGCATTTGGCTGGCGCCGAGTCGATGACGACGCGAACGATGCAATCGGATATTCCTTCGTTGGCCTCGTGGGACTCGAAGATCCGCCCCGTCCGGGCGTGCGTGAAGCCATGGCCATTCTTGCTCGAGCAGGCATTACCACGCGAATGCTCACGGGCGATCAGCAGAAAACCGCGCTTACCACCGGACGCGCGCTCGGCATTCCAGAAGACAGCATTCACAGCCGCGTGACCCCCGTGGAAAAGCTCGAAGTTGTCGAGAAGTTGCAAGCAGCGGGATGCCTCGTCGCGATGACGGGTGATGGAGTCAACGATGGCCCAGCCCTCAAAGCCGCAGATGTGGGCATTGCAATGGGCAAGCGAGGAACGGACATTGCGCGGGCAGTCGCGGACGTCGTGCTTGCTCAGGACGACCTTCCATCGCTCGTCAATGCAATTGCCGAGGGCCGTCGCCTGCACGACAACGTGCGTCGTGCCATTCATTATTTGGCCGCGACGAACACCAGCGAAGTCATGACCATGCTCCTCGGCGCAACCGTGGGCATCACGCCTCTGGGGCCACTTCAACTTTTATGGGTGAACATATTGACGGACATCGCTCCCGCATTGGCATTGGCCGTCGAACCGCCGGAGGCCGACCTGATGCAGCGTCCTCCGCGGGATCCAAATGCTCCGCTTTTTACGACGAATGATCTGCATAACCTCGTCCGGCACGCGGCGCTCATGGCCGTTGGCTCATTATCGTCGTATGGCCTGGGCGCCGCGTTCGGACTGGGCCCTGGGGGCGCTCGAACGATGGCGTTTCTCTCGCTCGTCACGTCGCAAATTCTTTATACGCAAACGTGTAGTGCCAATTCCACGCAA
This genomic window from Polyangiaceae bacterium contains:
- a CDS encoding SRPBCC family protein is translated as MKYSAFAVRPLLLGALVATTMLVAPQAVAVDPSAVQVRTTAVKGSDMPRITAKAVLSQPPEKVWKVVSDCAKYKGRMARVVSARLVKKEGNKHTCEVTVEMPFPFSNLTAVTEATHEESAEEKLTRRWKLVKGDYKRNTGSWEIKPVDGGKKSEVTYTLHVEPNISLPNAIIEAAQKKALPDMFVKLEQEAAKL
- a CDS encoding cation-transporting P-type ATPase, which produces MTVDDVLGHFRISPAEGLDDVRVEQFRAEFGRNILAGIESRSRIDILADQLFTFPCALLFGAAGLSLMLGDVIEAGAIVLVIGSNIVVGYFSESRAEELLHAWGELRAEWATVVRHGREVRIPAADVVPGDVLVVRAGDAIPADARIVEAHALSVDESMLTGESEPSEKTTIAGSSNAPLAERRAMLYAATIVAAGEGRAIVVATGQNTELGEIERALSRAEERAAPIERQLDILGKRVAMLAVASSVGIMGFGLLRGQPISVLLRSAVALGVAAIPEGFPAVGTTALALASHRLEREGIVIRRLAAAETLGAVSVVCADKTGTLTENRMRVQAVYLPSRGTLRIEWDRSSEANTHARLVDMDGKSVSPSELRDLTRITALNADVTFDESGQISTGSGTERALVEFAMALGYPVSGRRKTMKRLREQRRTPEKAFMLTVHDHPELGRIELIKGAPEQVIALSAGLSDGERRNALAQNDALASRALRVLAFGWRRVDDDANDAIGYSFVGLVGLEDPPRPGVREAMAILARAGITTRMLTGDQQKTALTTGRALGIPEDSIHSRVTPVEKLEVVEKLQAAGCLVAMTGDGVNDGPALKAADVGIAMGKRGTDIARAVADVVLAQDDLPSLVNAIAEGRRLHDNVRRAIHYLAATNTSEVMTMLLGATVGITPLGPLQLLWVNILTDIAPALALAVEPPEADLMQRPPRDPNAPLFTTNDLHNLVRHAALMAVGSLSSYGLGAAFGLGPGGARTMAFLSLVTSQILYTQTCSANSTQSDPALRWAVVGSFGLQAAALGIPGLRTILGIELVNPVALGTSLLIGAMPTWLTRPNCRVHTAPSNDSIITIVRREVSDPEIEEHCL